In a single window of the Metopolophium dirhodum isolate CAU chromosome 2, ASM1992520v1, whole genome shotgun sequence genome:
- the LOC132938296 gene encoding uncharacterized protein LOC132938296: MSVYALSCLLFIIGECLAYYNSQWMPSVYLGTYPERFHTLRMSRGSCIVSLNTFRSKHYNVEIPLTNGSTPAGFCAILLNSMENSSLAISIEQGLTDVNNSLMNQSIRLYRVNKGNLKLIQDVCGSTDVPGLTLAESNTAILLIKADQSINFSLSVYTYQSLNINM, translated from the exons ATGTCGGTCTATGCTTTATCGTGTTTGCTCTTTATAATTGGTGAATGTTTAGCATATTATAACAGTCAATGGATGCCAAGTGTTTACTTGGGTACTTATCCTGAAAGGTTTCATACATTAAGAATGTCACGGGGATCATGTATAGTTTCTTTGAACACTTTTAGAAGCAAACATTATAATGTAGAAATACCTTTAACCAATGGATCGACACCAGCAGGGTTTTGTGCAATACTGTTAAATAGCATGGAGAATTCAAGTCTAGCCATATCAATAGAACAAGGATTGACGGATGTAAACAACAGTTTAATGAATCAAAGCATCAGGCTATATAGAGTCAATAAAGGAAATTTGAAACTTATCCAAGA TGTCTGTGGATCAACTGATGTTCCTGGTTTAACATTGGCTGAATCAAATACTGCTATACTTCTAATAAAAGCAGACCAAAgtataaatttttcattaagtGTGTATACTTATCaatctttaaatattaacatgtaa
- the LOC132938608 gene encoding iron-sulfur cluster assembly 2 homolog, mitochondrial isoform X2 — MSSKLAEEDLKVTDDCVKRLEAICDKDEFLRLCVESGGCSGYQYKFELDRTIANDDCVLENQGIKVVVDTTSLNYIRGSTIDYEQQLIRAAFRLIRNPKAEDGCSCGASFSIKID; from the coding sequence atgtcatcaaaattgGCCGAGGAAGACTTAAAAGTAACTGATGATTGTGTAAAACGTCTTGAAGCTATTTGTGACAAAGATGAATTCCTCCGTCTTTGTGTTGAAAGCGGTGGCTGTTCTGGATATCAATACAAGTTTGAATTAGATAGAACTATTGCAAACGATGATTGTGTATTAGAAAATCAAGGTATTAAGGTAGTGGTGGATACAACTTCATTAAACTATATCAGAGGATCGACAATTGACTATGAACAACAGTTAATCAGAGCTGCTTTTAGATTAATAAGAAATCCAAAAGCAGAGGATGGATGTTCTTGTGGCGcgtcattttcaataaaaatagaCTGA
- the LOC132938295 gene encoding integrator complex subunit 10 codes for MEPMEVSVTDEEYMMTKAKSFLETDCYRCRSWLLTAKSMFPNNFGIHFECYEIEKNLRCVQRAARCFSCLLEDFPNEAILWKEIENFTPILCMDISCLSEEQTFFREMFSALPLSIQQKLLSVCAERSEDTMEHCRLVLLLLNRFPQSSTELALKLMDTMITAEKHNQCPNVINCYRKILVCDLGPLLVSTSTLNQKNLYKMLTKTTEFYITYAMGGHSIIQNLPDTENYIKTPWEDLFASCERIGKKLSWELRSVLSQSDKRKAWKKVSSFAKKFVIASNNSELSKQLVFCGMILFVRHVFDYNKSLKIENGSEYLLVKAIKGPKVQINKPPLKQAVLSIATKLNESLIGITDDSSEVLDHFKMAFNYWELLTNKEPMCTDYWKLSAQIKVDTFIGQFLNDIEFYQGKYKNLFKAVPVHESIRKSLSLVTLYYCVQEFKKCTEHIFEVVDQIESLSLYGSVSTEIANPPEDREMYYIQIAKLPVLQYCVKIMVQILYNQLSNYPSTSDILIGHLLVLSQMVWPEGKTIAEDMYNHIGKLPLFTYPQFSAYITNIDIIEHFMAMFIENDKCVLNVFPCVASSLSPRISTRGAGKGVKEEFRSALKKQVKRWSEPVDETMLLFFKNERESLMKTATLMEKSLTF; via the exons atggaGCCTATGGAAGTGTCAGTCACTGACGAAGAGTACATGATGACGAAAGCTAAAAGTTTTCTTGAGACCGATTGCTATAGATGTAGATCATGGTTACTTACAGCTAAATCAATGTTTCCGAATAATTTTGGAATACAC tttGAATGttatgaaatagaaaaaaatttacgtTGTGTTCAAAGAGCAGCTAGATGTTTCAGTTGTTT GCTTGAAGATTTTCCAAACGAAGCAATTCTCTGGAAAGAGATTGAAAACTTTACACCAATATTATGTATGGACATATCTTGCTTATCAGAAGAACAAACATTTTTCAGAGAAATGTTTTCTGCACTTCCTTTAT CTATTCAACAGAAACTATTGTCAGTATGTGCTGAAAGAAGTGAAGACACAATGGAACATTGTCGTCTAGTACTTTTACTTCTAAATCGTTTCCCTCAATCATCAACTGAATTAGCA TTAAAGCTCATGGATACAATGATTACAGCCGAAAAACACAACCAATGCCCAAATGTTATAAACTGTTACAGAAAGattttag TATGTGATCTTGGTCCTTTATTAGTATCAACAAGTACattaaatcagaaaaatctctataaaatgttaacaaaaactactgaattttatattacatatgcTATGGGAGGACATTCTATTATTCAG AACTTGCCTGAtacagaaaattatataaaaacacctTGGGAAGATTTATTTGCTTCATGTGAACGTATCGGTAAAAAACTTTCTTGGGAATTAAGATCTGTTTTAAGTCAAAG tGACAAACGAAAAGCTTGGAAAAAGGTATCAAGTTTTGCAAAAAAGTTTGTGATTGCTTCCAATAACAGTGAACTTAGCAAACAATTAGTGTTTTGTGGGATGATATTATTTGTGCGACATGTTTTTGactataataaatcattaaaaattg aaaatggTTCAgaatatttgttagttaaagCAATTAAAGGTCCaaaagtacaaattaataaaCCCCCTTTGAAACAAGCTGTACTTTCCATAGCGACTAAATTAAATGAATCATTGATTGGTATTACCGATGACTCGTCTGAAGTTCTTGATCATTTCAAAATGGCTTTCAACTATTGGGAATTACTTACCAATAAAGAACCAATGTGCACTG ATTATTGGAAATTAAGTGCTCAAATTAAAGTAGATACATTCATAGGGCAATTCCTTAATGATATTGAATTTTATCAAGGGAAATACAAGAATCTTTTCAAAGCTGTACCAGTTCATGAAAGTATTAGAAAATCATTATCATTAGTGACCTTATACTATTGTGTACAAGAATTCAAg AAATGTACAGAGCACATTTTCGAGGTAGTAGATCAAATAGAAAGTCTTAGCTTGTATGGAAGCGTGTCTACAGAAATAGCTAATCCACCCGAAGATagagaaatgtattatattcaaatagcAAAATTGCCCGTTTTACAGTATTGTGTTAAGATAATGGTTCAAATACTCTAC aatcaACTTTCCAACTATCCATCAACTAGTGATATTCTTATTGGTCATCTTTTAGTATTGTCACAAATGGTTTGGCCAGAAGGCAAAACAATTGCTGAAGATATGTATAATCACATAGGAAAATTGCCTTTGTTTACATATCCTCAATTTTCAGCTTATATTACTAACATAGATATCATTGAACACTTTATGGCtatgtttatagaaaatgataaatgtgTCTTAAATGTATTTCCATGTGTGGCTTCTTCGTTAAG TCCACGAATATCAACCAGAGGAGCTGGCAAAGGAGTAAAAGAAGAGTTTCGGTCAGcattaaaaaaacaagtaaaaCGATGGTCTGAACCAGTAGATGaaactatgttattattttttaagaatgaaAGAGAAAGTTTAATGAAGACTGCTACTCTTATggaaaaatcattaactttttAA
- the LOC132938608 gene encoding iron-sulfur cluster assembly 2 homolog, mitochondrial isoform X1: protein MTFTVLMARNVQKCFKFITGPQTTRKMSSKLAEEDLKVTDDCVKRLEAICDKDEFLRLCVESGGCSGYQYKFELDRTIANDDCVLENQGIKVVVDTTSLNYIRGSTIDYEQQLIRAAFRLIRNPKAEDGCSCGASFSIKID, encoded by the coding sequence ATGACCTTTACTGTGTTGATGGCCagaaatgttcaaaaatgtttcaaatttatAACGGGTCCACAGACTACCagaaaaatgtcatcaaaattgGCCGAGGAAGACTTAAAAGTAACTGATGATTGTGTAAAACGTCTTGAAGCTATTTGTGACAAAGATGAATTCCTCCGTCTTTGTGTTGAAAGCGGTGGCTGTTCTGGATATCAATACAAGTTTGAATTAGATAGAACTATTGCAAACGATGATTGTGTATTAGAAAATCAAGGTATTAAGGTAGTGGTGGATACAACTTCATTAAACTATATCAGAGGATCGACAATTGACTATGAACAACAGTTAATCAGAGCTGCTTTTAGATTAATAAGAAATCCAAAAGCAGAGGATGGATGTTCTTGTGGCGcgtcattttcaataaaaatagaCTGA
- the LOC132938297 gene encoding uncharacterized protein LOC132938297, whose translation MIFLYEKIYFIKIVIIFFNFYSNSMQLNFKWPESHIQLTPCHSTYTISSGNYVLDYDAKITGNYHKDCTFLVEGPPGTQMQLNATISILNKTNKDECMDWIKLYDFCSNTTLVPLGEYCESTNLTNLLTFSNIMYIVINISPDDLFQLSIIT comes from the exons ATGATAttcttatatgaaaaaatatattttattaaaattgttattatattctttaacttttatagcaaTAGCAtgcaattaaatttcaaatggcCAGAAAGTCATATACAGTTAACTCCTTGTCATTCAACATATACAATATCTTCAGGGAATTATGTGTTAGACTATGATGCAAAAATAACTGGGAATTACCATA aagatTGCACTTTTTTAGTAGAAGGTCCACCAGGAACACAAATGCAATTAAACGcaactatttcaatattaaataaaacaaataaagatGAATGTATGGACTGGATAAAGTTGTATGATTTCTGTAGTAATACAACATTAGTACCTTTAGGAGA ATATTGTGAATCAACAAATCTAACCAacttattaacattttcaaacataatgtacattgttattaatatttcaccAGACGATTTATTCCAATTAAGTATAATTACTTGA
- the LOC132938609 gene encoding uncharacterized protein LOC132938609 produces MPSCLVCGRTNNAKAKSANITFHRFPLKDTYKSKWYNFLGENGILPDKVSKTSLVCSAHFDDSFFVMGKGRRLLLKHAIPTKIINRIKCAKQQYSETVTKRITIERKYFHLAEHSQSFK; encoded by the exons ATGCCTAGTTGTCTAGTTTGTGGAAGAACGAACAATGCCAAAGCTAAATCGGCTAATATAACTTTTCATAG ATTTCCGCTTAAAGACACTTACAAGAGTAAATGGTACAATTTTTTGGGAGAAAATGGCATACTACCTGATAAAGTATCAAAGACAAGTTTAGTTTGTTCAGCACATTTTGACGATTCATTTTTTGTAATGGGAAAGGGTAGAAGACTGTTACTTAAACATGCTATTCCTACTAAAATTATCAACAGAATAAAATGT gctAAACAACAATACTCAGAAACTGTTACTAAAAGAATAACaattgaaagaaaatatttccaCCTCGCTGAACATTCCCAGAGCTTTAAATAA